Proteins encoded by one window of Nicotiana tabacum cultivar K326 chromosome 10, ASM71507v2, whole genome shotgun sequence:
- the LOC142164569 gene encoding small ribosomal subunit protein uS11y-like isoform X1, translating to MPAEAMSRRKTREPKEETVTLGPATREGELVFGVAHIFAAFNDTFIHVTDLSGRETMVRITRGMKVKVDRDESSPYAAMLAAQDVSQRCKISRCVVHIFIWETALRTNFHERRNEDFLPGWYRLMYLD from the exons ATGCCAGCCGAAGCCATG TCGAGGAGAAAGACTAGGGAGCCAAAGGAAGAGACAGTAACACTTGGACCAGCAACGAGGGAGGGTGAATTGGTGTTCGGTGTTGCTCACATTTTTGCCGCTTTCAACGATACTTTTATT CACGTGACTGATTTGTCTGGAAGAGAAACTATGGTTCGCATTACTC GTGGAATGAAGGTGAAGGTTGATAGAGATGAATCTTCTCCGTATGCTGCCATGCTTGCAGCTCAGGATGTGTCACAGCGATGCAAG ATATCTAGGTGTGTAGTTCATATCTTCATCTGGGAAACTGCATTACGCACCAATTTtcatgaaagaagaaatgaggacTTTTTGCCAGGATGGTATAGACTTATGTACCTAGATTGA
- the LOC142164569 gene encoding small ribosomal subunit protein uS11y-like isoform X6, with translation MPAEAMSRRKTREPKEETVTLGPATREGELVFGVAHIFAAFNDTFIHVTDLSGRETMVRITRGMKVKVDRDESSPYAAMLAAQDVSQRCKVE, from the exons ATGCCAGCCGAAGCCATG TCGAGGAGAAAGACTAGGGAGCCAAAGGAAGAGACAGTAACACTTGGACCAGCAACGAGGGAGGGTGAATTGGTGTTCGGTGTTGCTCACATTTTTGCCGCTTTCAACGATACTTTTATT CACGTGACTGATTTGTCTGGAAGAGAAACTATGGTTCGCATTACTC GTGGAATGAAGGTGAAGGTTGATAGAGATGAATCTTCTCCGTATGCTGCCATGCTTGCAGCTCAGGATGTGTCACAGCGATGCAAG GTGGAATGA
- the LOC142164569 gene encoding small ribosomal subunit protein uS11y-like isoform X3, producing MPAEAMSRRKTREPKEETVTLGPATREGELVFGVAHIFAAFNDTFIHVTDLSGRETMVRITRGMKVKVDRDESSPYAAMLAAQDVSQRCKVMNWSCI from the exons ATGCCAGCCGAAGCCATG TCGAGGAGAAAGACTAGGGAGCCAAAGGAAGAGACAGTAACACTTGGACCAGCAACGAGGGAGGGTGAATTGGTGTTCGGTGTTGCTCACATTTTTGCCGCTTTCAACGATACTTTTATT CACGTGACTGATTTGTCTGGAAGAGAAACTATGGTTCGCATTACTC GTGGAATGAAGGTGAAGGTTGATAGAGATGAATCTTCTCCGTATGCTGCCATGCTTGCAGCTCAGGATGTGTCACAGCGATGCAAG GTCATGAATTGGAGTTGTATCTAA